One part of the Nostoc sp. PCC 7120 = FACHB-418 genome encodes these proteins:
- a CDS encoding DsbA family protein, which produces MRQLFQYLRNWVIFGLLCLVLSWSFPAQAASRISPKLEEQVLQILREHPDVIIDSVQVYQQQQQEQVNQIRQAFLQDLKTNPQAVIGDSPTTSATQSKAVVVEFSDFQCPYCAKAHDTLKQLLAKHPGEITLVYKHLPLIPIHNEAMPAAKAAWAATQQGKFWEYHDALFSNQKQLGEALYLDIAKKLNLDLEKFNSDRLLADAAISKDIQIAQKLAIAGTPFFIMNSKTFSGGIDLSEIENKLAGAS; this is translated from the coding sequence ATGCGTCAATTATTTCAGTATCTACGTAATTGGGTGATATTCGGTTTATTGTGCCTAGTTTTAAGCTGGTCTTTTCCGGCACAAGCAGCCAGCCGCATCAGTCCCAAACTAGAAGAACAGGTTCTACAAATTCTCCGCGAACATCCAGACGTAATTATTGATTCTGTTCAAGTTTACCAACAGCAACAACAAGAGCAAGTCAATCAAATACGGCAGGCATTTCTTCAAGATTTAAAAACTAATCCACAAGCGGTAATTGGCGATTCTCCTACTACTAGTGCCACTCAATCAAAGGCAGTAGTCGTAGAATTTTCTGATTTTCAATGTCCTTACTGTGCGAAAGCCCATGACACATTGAAACAATTACTAGCCAAGCATCCGGGTGAAATAACCTTAGTTTATAAACATCTACCTCTGATACCCATTCATAATGAAGCTATGCCAGCAGCCAAGGCGGCTTGGGCAGCAACTCAGCAAGGTAAGTTCTGGGAATATCACGATGCTTTGTTTAGCAATCAAAAGCAACTTGGTGAAGCTTTGTATTTAGATATTGCCAAAAAACTCAATTTGGATTTAGAAAAGTTTAACAGCGATCGCCTACTTGCTGATGCCGCAATTAGTAAAGATATCCAAATAGCGCAAAAGTTAGCTATTGCTGGCACACCTTTCTTCATCATGAATAGTAAAACTTTCTCTGGTGGCATAGACTTATCAGAAATAGAAAACAAATTGGCTGGGGCTAGTTAA
- a CDS encoding sulfurtransferase: MNKKFLITPQELTSLLALKSFKTVIIDTRAPEDYAVAHIPEAVNIRDFFTYLLEDSSPTGLTNLQEYFAKIMSNLGISGGERIIVYEDAFNKGYGQSCRAAFLLKYLGCPQVSVLHGGYQAWLAAGLPTTNEVPEGDSTIFRLRPQAEMIVTTSQMLEALDNPAIIKLDVRDRPEWQGLSSSPYGADFCPRKGRIPNAIWLEWHLFMESTSGIPMFRSPAEILDICQSVGITSESTVYVYCFKGSRAANTIMALHEVGIAARNYFGSWNEWSRDFSLPIDSKVINL, from the coding sequence GTGAATAAAAAATTCCTCATCACTCCTCAAGAACTCACGTCTTTATTAGCACTAAAGTCATTTAAAACCGTTATTATCGATACACGCGCTCCAGAAGATTATGCAGTTGCTCACATTCCTGAAGCTGTCAATATTCGAGATTTTTTCACTTATCTTTTAGAAGATTCTTCTCCTACCGGCTTAACAAACTTGCAAGAGTATTTTGCAAAAATTATGAGCAATTTAGGAATATCTGGGGGGGAGAGGATAATTGTCTATGAAGATGCTTTTAATAAAGGCTACGGACAATCTTGTCGAGCTGCTTTTTTGCTGAAGTATTTGGGTTGTCCTCAGGTATCTGTTTTACACGGAGGATATCAAGCTTGGCTGGCGGCTGGTTTACCTACCACCAATGAAGTTCCTGAAGGGGATAGCACTATCTTTAGATTACGTCCCCAAGCCGAGATGATAGTGACGACAAGCCAGATGTTAGAAGCGCTGGACAATCCAGCCATTATAAAATTAGATGTGCGCGATCGCCCCGAATGGCAAGGACTCAGTTCTTCTCCCTACGGTGCTGATTTTTGCCCCCGCAAAGGACGAATCCCCAACGCTATCTGGCTGGAATGGCATCTTTTCATGGAATCTACATCAGGAATCCCTATGTTCCGTTCCCCAGCAGAAATCTTAGACATTTGTCAATCTGTCGGTATTACTTCCGAGTCTACTGTATATGTCTACTGCTTTAAAGGCTCTAGGGCTGCTAATACAATTATGGCTCTGCATGAAGTAGGAATTGCTGCCAGAAATTATTTTGGCTCATGGAACGAATGGTCGCGCGACTTTTCTTTACCTATTGATAGTAAAGTGATTAATTTGTAA
- a CDS encoding GTP-binding protein: MRNLQETHLNRARASLRQALSWYGYLRKSGHLSSNPELAGLVKPEIEVLNSTLNKLDSNVIRIAAFGLVSRGKSAVLNALLGSKILQTGPLNGVTQWPRSVRWQPGGKVIVELIDTPGLDEIQGESRAQMARDVVRQADLILFVVSGDITRTEYQALLELRQAQKPLILVFNKIDLYPDTDQAAIYRNLQQLGAGNPQAKPLLPDEIVMVAAEPAPMEVRVEWPDGRVSYEWETPPPQVDELKQTILNILNREGRSLLALNALIQARDAEAAIAQKTIDIRQQEAEDIIWQFTKYKALAVGLNPIAFIDILGGTVADLALIRSLARLYGLPITSYEAGKILKTIFISSGGLLLGELGSSFLLGLGKSAAALTSGDNPTNVTAFAGSAIAQAGIAGYGAYSVGKAAQVYLEKGCTWGQLGASTVITEILSQVDQNTILYRLQQELGMKY; the protein is encoded by the coding sequence GTGCGTAATCTCCAAGAAACTCATTTAAACCGCGCCCGTGCCAGCTTGAGACAAGCACTGTCTTGGTATGGATATCTTCGCAAATCAGGGCATTTATCATCTAACCCAGAGTTGGCAGGTTTGGTGAAACCAGAAATTGAAGTTTTAAACTCCACTCTGAACAAGCTGGACTCAAATGTGATTAGAATCGCGGCTTTTGGTTTGGTGAGTCGCGGTAAGTCGGCGGTGTTAAATGCTTTATTGGGCAGTAAGATTTTGCAAACTGGCCCCCTCAACGGTGTGACTCAATGGCCGCGTTCTGTGCGCTGGCAGCCAGGGGGCAAGGTGATAGTGGAGTTAATTGATACCCCAGGACTGGATGAAATTCAGGGCGAGTCACGGGCGCAGATGGCGCGGGATGTGGTGCGTCAAGCTGATTTGATTTTATTTGTGGTATCTGGGGATATTACCCGGACTGAATATCAAGCACTTCTGGAATTACGGCAGGCGCAGAAACCGCTAATTTTGGTGTTTAACAAAATCGACTTATACCCAGATACAGACCAAGCGGCAATTTATCGAAATTTACAACAACTAGGCGCAGGAAACCCCCAAGCCAAGCCTTTGTTACCTGACGAAATTGTCATGGTGGCGGCGGAACCTGCACCGATGGAGGTACGCGTTGAGTGGCCTGATGGTCGGGTGAGTTATGAATGGGAAACTCCGCCACCCCAGGTAGACGAACTTAAGCAGACCATTTTAAATATTCTCAACCGGGAAGGCCGATCGCTCCTAGCTTTAAATGCCCTGATTCAAGCACGGGACGCAGAAGCAGCGATCGCCCAAAAAACTATTGACATCCGCCAACAAGAGGCGGAAGATATCATCTGGCAATTTACTAAATACAAAGCCCTAGCTGTAGGACTAAATCCCATTGCCTTTATTGATATCCTGGGTGGAACCGTGGCTGATTTGGCTTTAATTCGCTCTCTGGCGCGGTTATATGGTCTGCCTATAACTAGCTACGAAGCCGGAAAAATTTTAAAAACAATCTTCATCAGTTCCGGTGGCTTATTGCTGGGAGAATTAGGCAGTAGCTTTTTATTAGGATTAGGTAAAAGTGCTGCTGCTTTAACTAGTGGTGATAATCCGACAAATGTTACTGCCTTTGCTGGGAGTGCGATCGCTCAAGCTGGAATTGCCGGTTATGGAGCCTATTCTGTTGGCAAAGCTGCCCAAGTATATCTGGAAAAAGGCTGCACTTGGGGTCAATTAGGCGCTAGTACTGTGATTACTGAAATCTTGTCTCAAGTTGACCAAAATACAATTCTGTATCGGCTGCAACAAGAATTAGGCATGAAATATTGA
- a CDS encoding Calvin cycle protein CP12 produces MTMTFNVAPSGANSDNNGTTNLEKAILAAIAEARTTCEQNGDGSPNCAVAWDIVEELQAEKSHQQQAQKRKSSLESFCDLHPEALECLIYDV; encoded by the coding sequence ATGACAATGACCTTCAATGTAGCCCCATCAGGCGCGAACTCAGACAACAACGGGACTACAAATTTAGAAAAAGCCATCCTCGCAGCGATCGCAGAAGCTCGTACTACCTGTGAACAAAACGGTGATGGTTCTCCCAACTGTGCCGTAGCTTGGGATATTGTGGAAGAATTACAAGCTGAAAAGTCTCATCAACAGCAAGCACAAAAACGTAAGAGTTCTCTAGAAAGCTTCTGTGACCTGCATCCAGAAGCCTTAGAATGCCTGATTTATGATGTTTAA